A region from the Benincasa hispida cultivar B227 chromosome 12, ASM972705v1, whole genome shotgun sequence genome encodes:
- the LOC120068054 gene encoding auxin-responsive protein SAUR36-like, which translates to MRKFRGIKLRKRLILFSRWLGRNIRSTSSLSSVRYYRLSQDNSSKQSKLSSKILSWGRQLSFLRQAGSGEEKPDPVPKGQLAVYVGESGGEFSRVLVPVVYFKHKLFIELLREAEEEYGFRHEKGITLPCGYSEFERIRTKIQNCRRSWRRWRSSGSCCSPERDDVHVWGLLEFD; encoded by the coding sequence ATGAGAAAGTTTCGAGGCATTAAGCTTCGAAAGCGTCTTATTCTATTCTCGAGGTGGCTCGGCCGAAATATCCGATCGACGTCATCCTTATCGTCGGTTAGATATTACAGGCTGAGCCAGGATAACTCGTCGAAACAATCCAAGTTGTCGTCGAAGATCCTCAGTTGGGGTCGCCAGCTGAGTTTCCTTCGACAAGCTGGGTCGGGCGAGGAGAAGCCTGACCCAGTGCCGAAAGGCCAGTTGGCGGTCTACGTCGGAGAAAGCGGAGGAGAATTCAGCCGGGTTTTGGTGCCGGTGGTGTACTTCAAACACAAGCTTTTCATTGAGCTGTTGAGGGAGGCGGAGGAGGAATATGGGTTTAGACATGAGAAGGGGATTACTCTGCCCTGTGGGTATTCAGAGTTTGAGAGGATTCGgactaaaattcaaaattgtcGACGGAGTTGGCGGCGGTGGAGGAGCTCCGGCAGCTGCTGCTCGCCGGAGAGGGATGATGTTCATGTGTGGGGGCTCTTGGAATTCGATTGA
- the LOC120067603 gene encoding uncharacterized protein LOC120067603: MALANEEMTAFRTPKGIYCYKVMPFGLKNVGATYQRAMQKVFDNMLHKHVECYVDDLVVKTKRRQNHLKDLRTVFDHLRKYQLKMNPLKCAFGTSCLRSPSSGQAIDTIHCSAREITRGALLAQERVKGKEHTLYYLSRTLNGAEINYSPIKKTCLALFFAIDKLRHYIQAFTVHLIAKAGPIKYVLSRPIILGRLAKWAIMLQQYDIVYVPQRAVKGQVLVDFLAEHPVPSDWELSEDLPNDEVLFTETSGLWVMFFNDAARKSGAGPGIILILPEKHMLPYSFTLAELCSNNVVEYQALIIGLQMALEIGIACIEIFGDSKLIINQILCQYEVKHDNLKPYFTYARQLMEKFESVALEHVLRMENKKADALANLATTLTDLDNVPLNISLWRR, from the exons ATGGCCCTCGCAAACGAGGAAATGACGGCATTTCGAACCCCAAAAGGGATATATTGTTACAAGGTAATGCCTTTCGGGTTGAAGAACGTCGGCGCTACTTATCAACGTGCCATGCAGAAGGTGTTTGACAATATGTTACACAAACACGTGGAGTGTTATGTGGATGACCTTGTGGTCAAGACCAAGCGAAGACAGAACCATTTGAAAGATCTAAGAACCGTGTTCGATCACCTGCGAAAGTACCAGTTAAAGATGAACCCTCTTAAATGCGCGTTTGGC ACCTCCTGTCTTAGAAGCCCCAGTAGCGGGCAAGCCATTGATACTATACATTGCAGCGCAAGAGAGATCACTAGGGGGGCACTATTGGCACAAGAAAGAGTAAAGGGAAAAGAACACACTCTCTATTACTTGAGTAGAACCCTAAATGGAGCCGAGATCAATTATTCCCCTATAAAGAAGACGTGCCTCGCGCTCTTCTTCGCCATAGATAAGTTGAGGCACTACATACAGGCCTTCACAGTCCACTTAATTGCGAAAGCTGGCCCCATCAAGTACGTCTTGTCCAGGCCGATCATCTTGGGACGTTTAGCCAAATGGGCAATCATGCTCCAACAATACGACATTGTTTATGTACCACAAAGAGCAGTTAAAGGGCAGGTATTGGTGGACTTCCTGGCAGAACACCCAGTTCCATCGGATTGGGAGTTAAGTGAAGACTTGCCCAATGACGAAGTTCTCTTCACAGAAACCTCAGGGCTGTGGGTCATGTTTTTTAACGATGCGGCACGAAAAAGTGGTGCGGGGCCAGGTATCATCCTCATTTTGCCAGAAAAGCACATGTTGCCTTATAGCTTCACACTTGCCGAGTTATGCTCAAACAACGTCGTTGAATACCAAGCCTTGATAATTGGCCTCCAAATGGCCTTAGAGATTGGAATAGCTTGTATAGAAATCTTCGGTGactcaaagttgataatcaatcaaatcttatgccAGTATGAGGTGAAGCATGACAACTTGAAACCCTACTTCACTTACGCTCGCCAGTTGATGGAAAAGTTCGAAAGTGTGGCACTGGAACATGTCCTGAGGATGGAGAACAAGAAAGCGGATGCCTTGGCAAACCTAGCCACTACCTTAACAGACCTGGATAATGTGCCCCTTAATATATCGCTTTGGCGAAGATGA